The Petrocella atlantisensis genome has a window encoding:
- a CDS encoding substrate-binding domain-containing protein gives MKLNKKRSRLLLVTVISLGLFLSAIWLIVVVIEKIDKDNNKIVIGYCADNLVIERWQRDQEIFKAKAIELGAEVIVYNANENNETQNRQIRMLIDQEVDVIVVVPYEKDGIKEAIDEARKAGIKVIAYDRLITGVDIDAYISFDNVKVGALQAESLIEQVPTGNYVIINGSPEDNNSYMFNEGYMSVLDDYVGYGEIDIIAEIWAEDWREEPAYDLISRLIEQGEQIDAIIGANDRLAEAAIRALAEAGQAGTVFVAGHDADISACQRIVEGTQHVTIYKPIKKLAEAAATLAVDLAKGQNPHEDETINNGIEDIPYIKLDVMTVTKETMLETVVKDGFHDKEDIYRE, from the coding sequence ATGAAATTGAATAAAAAGAGATCAAGACTATTGCTGGTCACAGTTATTTCATTGGGGTTGTTCCTTAGTGCCATCTGGTTAATTGTTGTTGTTATAGAAAAAATAGATAAAGATAATAACAAGATTGTTATTGGCTATTGTGCGGATAACTTAGTAATTGAAAGATGGCAACGGGATCAAGAAATATTTAAGGCCAAAGCAATAGAATTAGGAGCAGAGGTTATTGTCTATAATGCCAATGAGAATAATGAGACTCAAAACAGACAAATACGCATGCTCATTGACCAAGAGGTGGATGTCATCGTCGTCGTGCCTTATGAAAAAGATGGTATCAAAGAAGCAATAGATGAAGCCAGGAAGGCAGGTATTAAAGTCATTGCTTATGACCGTCTAATTACGGGTGTTGACATTGATGCCTACATATCTTTTGACAATGTTAAAGTGGGTGCACTCCAAGCGGAGTCACTTATTGAACAAGTCCCAACCGGCAACTATGTCATCATCAACGGTTCACCTGAAGATAATAATTCTTATATGTTTAATGAAGGTTATATGTCAGTCTTAGATGATTATGTAGGATATGGAGAGATTGATATTATTGCTGAAATATGGGCTGAAGATTGGCGTGAGGAGCCGGCTTATGATTTGATATCTAGGCTTATAGAGCAAGGAGAACAAATTGATGCTATTATAGGGGCTAACGATCGATTAGCAGAAGCTGCCATTCGGGCACTTGCAGAAGCCGGCCAAGCCGGAACAGTCTTTGTTGCAGGTCATGATGCTGACATCTCAGCATGTCAAAGAATCGTAGAAGGCACCCAACATGTGACCATCTATAAACCAATAAAAAAGTTAGCAGAAGCCGCAGCAACCTTAGCGGTTGATCTAGCAAAAGGTCAAAATCCTCATGAAGATGAGACCATCAATAATGGTATTGAAGATATTCCATATATAAAATTAGATGTGATGACTGTGACCAAGGAGACCATGTTAGAGACAGTTGTTAAAGATGGTTTTCACGACAAAGAAGACATTTATAGAGAGTAG
- a CDS encoding tryptophan-rich sensory protein, protein MMNISKHAWMVLVTVITYIIMVATNALANILPINGVNTGAVSERYSNLFAPAGITFTIWGLIYLLLLGHVVYQMVAIKTPDNYNKKMLYEIGILFSISSITNTTWIFMWHYDHIGITLFLMLILLLTLIAIRTRIEKYTLNLTQKLWVRLPFSIYFGWITVATIANVTTYLVSIQWMGFSLPESFWTNIILFVGGIIGIMTLIRFRDMAYGFVIVWAYMGILIKHLSPEGYKGDYLSVIVSTIVVILMVVFAEFLVLRYKLTKKRHHNQV, encoded by the coding sequence ATGATGAATATTTCCAAACATGCGTGGATGGTTCTGGTTACTGTTATAACTTATATAATCATGGTGGCGACCAACGCTCTAGCTAATATTTTGCCGATTAACGGCGTTAATACAGGTGCTGTATCAGAACGATATAGCAACTTGTTTGCACCTGCTGGCATTACCTTTACCATATGGGGATTGATTTACTTATTATTACTTGGCCACGTAGTCTATCAAATGGTAGCAATAAAGACGCCGGATAACTATAATAAAAAAATGCTCTACGAGATTGGCATTCTTTTTTCTATATCTTCTATTACAAATACAACTTGGATTTTTATGTGGCATTATGACCATATAGGCATCACCTTATTTTTAATGTTGATTCTTTTACTAACACTCATAGCAATCCGTACAAGAATTGAAAAATATACCTTAAATCTTACTCAAAAACTTTGGGTTAGATTACCTTTTAGCATTTATTTTGGATGGATAACAGTCGCAACGATAGCAAATGTGACCACTTATTTGGTATCGATACAATGGATGGGATTTAGTCTTCCGGAATCTTTCTGGACAAATATCATTTTGTTTGTCGGTGGTATCATAGGGATAATGACGCTTATACGTTTTAGAGATATGGCTTATGGTTTTGTTATTGTATGGGCTTATATGGGTATTCTAATCAAACATCTGTCACCGGAAGGGTATAAGGGTGACTATCTCAGTGTCATCGTTTCGACCATAGTCGTCATCCTGATGGTGGTATTTGCCGAGTTTCTAGTTTTACGCTATAAATTAACAAAGAAGCGCCATCACAATCAAGTCTAA
- a CDS encoding sugar ABC transporter substrate-binding protein yields MKKLVSLLLIATLVMSLLALSGCGKTEEAPATPDTTTETPTEEPAEPSEDGTVDIGIVLPTKEEPRWVQDEQRFLDAIGSTDYSVEILFSQGDSGREMQNVQTLIAKGIKVLIITPQDGDAAAAAVQEAKAEGITVISYDRLVTNTDAVDYYITFNSISVGAAQGQFLVDNLGDGTGENLYLYAGAATDNNAFLFFEGAWGVLQPKIADGSFVVQNSSKAVEYMNKAELTREEMGEIIEQITTDWKPEVAKSKAESHITAAPPSGKTFILAPNDGTARAIYDQFAREEGLEIYVTGQDAETASIQYVIDGKQSMTVLKDVRDLVKGAITTATEVLEGATIETNGEYDNGAVVVPAKDIQVITVTTDNVQETIIDSGYYEASEFTGL; encoded by the coding sequence ATGAAAAAACTAGTATCATTGTTATTAATTGCAACATTAGTTATGAGTTTATTGGCTTTATCAGGTTGTGGGAAAACTGAGGAAGCTCCAGCAACACCAGACACAACTACAGAAACACCAACTGAAGAACCAGCAGAACCATCAGAAGATGGAACAGTTGACATCGGTATTGTTCTTCCTACTAAAGAAGAACCACGTTGGGTACAAGACGAACAAAGATTCTTAGATGCAATAGGCAGTACAGATTATAGTGTTGAGATTCTATTTAGCCAAGGTGACTCAGGACGTGAAATGCAAAACGTTCAAACACTTATCGCTAAAGGTATCAAAGTACTCATCATAACACCTCAAGATGGTGACGCAGCAGCAGCAGCGGTTCAAGAAGCAAAAGCTGAAGGTATTACAGTTATTTCCTATGACAGACTTGTTACCAACACAGATGCAGTTGATTATTATATCACATTCAACTCTATTTCAGTTGGTGCAGCTCAAGGACAATTCCTTGTTGATAACTTAGGAGACGGAACAGGCGAAAACCTATACCTATATGCAGGTGCAGCAACAGACAACAACGCATTCTTATTCTTTGAAGGTGCTTGGGGTGTGCTTCAACCTAAAATCGCTGACGGTTCATTTGTAGTTCAGAACTCATCAAAAGCTGTTGAGTACATGAACAAAGCAGAATTAACACGTGAAGAAATGGGCGAAATCATCGAGCAAATCACAACAGACTGGAAACCAGAAGTTGCTAAGTCAAAAGCAGAATCACACATTACAGCAGCACCTCCATCAGGCAAAACTTTCATCTTAGCACCAAACGACGGAACAGCTCGTGCAATTTATGATCAATTTGCTAGAGAAGAAGGATTAGAAATATACGTTACTGGTCAAGATGCAGAAACAGCTTCTATTCAATATGTAATCGATGGAAAACAAAGCATGACAGTACTTAAAGACGTAAGAGACCTTGTTAAAGGTGCAATTACAACTGCAACAGAAGTACTTGAAGGCGCAACTATTGAAACAAACGGCGAATATGATAATGGCGCAGTTGTTGTTCCAGCAAAAGACATTCAAGTTATCACAGTTACAACAGATAACGTTCAAGAAACCATTATTGATTCAGGATACTATGAAGCATCTGAATTCACAGGTCTATAA
- a CDS encoding response regulator transcription factor produces the protein MFKLMIADDEQIVVDGIEFMVKDLFDNIEVVAKVNSGREAIEATMTVVPDIVLMDIKMPGINGIEAITNIKKRHHNTKFVIISAYEQFEYAKQAVELGVSDYILKPVSFDNLKQVLIKIMSEIEEERQQKKREIENREKLEKVIPVLEHGFIYSILMNTDYRDELYKYRDLFEINKELAYIMVLEFTEEGEGSQNVIGTGVRTQSFYPKVQSIIKYKCKCIIGPMIINRITIMIYEDQFEKEYEQRVKAIKLAESIQTAINEWIDVKIHIGIGSCYKLDKIKNSLEEAFHTLNRISGDPSLHINDILEREPNDGEYTYVDIKGDETHIIQLIESGNEELLVKELGVFFNKIEKKFGSSLLDMTNIMTEMMVMVLSCSFRHNLDEGEVGYSTYLGELRRIEHVIELQNWCLRKMVYVSQMIQSKRHLHISKIVLKAKEYIDARYNEELSLTDISKEVAISPQYFSKIFKEEIGLSFVEYVREKRMDVAKELLKTKNYSVKEICYKIGYNDPNYFSRLFKKLVGVSPTDFK, from the coding sequence ATGTTTAAGTTAATGATAGCAGACGATGAGCAGATTGTTGTAGATGGCATTGAGTTCATGGTTAAGGATTTATTTGATAATATAGAAGTTGTTGCGAAAGTGAATTCTGGAAGAGAGGCCATTGAAGCTACGATGACAGTGGTACCGGATATTGTCCTGATGGATATCAAGATGCCGGGTATCAATGGTATTGAAGCGATTACCAATATCAAAAAGCGTCACCATAACACCAAATTTGTCATTATCTCTGCTTACGAGCAGTTTGAATATGCTAAGCAAGCCGTAGAACTTGGTGTCAGCGATTACATTCTGAAACCGGTAAGCTTTGACAATCTAAAACAGGTTTTGATTAAAATCATGTCAGAGATTGAAGAAGAAAGGCAGCAAAAGAAACGTGAAATTGAAAATAGGGAAAAGTTGGAGAAAGTCATACCTGTTCTAGAACATGGTTTTATCTATTCTATACTTATGAACACAGATTATAGAGATGAATTATACAAGTACCGAGACTTGTTTGAAATTAATAAAGAATTGGCCTATATCATGGTCCTGGAATTTACAGAAGAAGGAGAAGGAAGTCAGAATGTCATAGGAACAGGCGTAAGAACCCAGTCCTTTTATCCGAAAGTACAAAGCATCATCAAATATAAGTGTAAGTGTATCATAGGCCCAATGATTATCAACAGAATAACCATTATGATTTATGAGGACCAGTTTGAAAAAGAATACGAACAGAGGGTAAAAGCGATAAAACTCGCAGAGAGTATACAAACAGCCATTAATGAATGGATTGATGTAAAAATTCATATAGGGATTGGTTCCTGCTACAAATTAGATAAGATTAAGAATTCACTTGAGGAAGCCTTTCATACCCTCAACCGGATTAGTGGTGACCCAAGCTTGCATATTAATGACATACTGGAACGTGAACCGAATGATGGTGAGTATACTTATGTAGATATAAAAGGTGATGAGACACATATTATCCAGTTGATAGAAAGTGGCAACGAAGAACTGTTGGTTAAAGAACTGGGTGTTTTCTTTAATAAAATCGAGAAAAAATTTGGCAGTTCACTACTGGATATGACCAATATAATGACGGAAATGATGGTTATGGTACTCAGTTGCTCTTTTAGGCACAATCTAGACGAAGGTGAGGTTGGCTATTCAACATACTTGGGGGAACTTAGACGTATTGAACATGTTATTGAACTCCAAAATTGGTGCCTTAGAAAGATGGTATATGTATCACAGATGATACAGAGTAAGCGTCACCTACATATATCCAAAATCGTATTAAAGGCTAAAGAGTACATTGACGCAAGATATAATGAAGAGTTGAGTTTGACGGATATTTCAAAAGAAGTCGCCATTAGTCCACAGTATTTTAGTAAAATATTCAAAGAAGAGATTGGCCTTAGTTTTGTAGAATATGTGAGAGAGAAACGGATGGATGTGGCAAAAGAATTGTTAAAAACTAAAAACTACTCGGTTAAGGAGATTTGTTATAAGATTGGCTATAATGATCCAAACTATTTTAGTCGTTTGTTTAAGAAACTGGTAGGTGTATCACCAACAGATTTTAAATAA
- a CDS encoding ABC transporter permease has product MRSRRWIKRLGIGLLWLALWHLTYKVVDRALYVPSVMSVIKALLGLVVDIRFWQIIAASIYRVLAGLFLSLIFGVFMGVACGLNGWLYDFINPIVKAIKATPVISFIIIALIWFKSTNVPIFIGFLMCFPIIWTNVVAGIRNIDIKLIEMAKVYQLKRAVIIRKIYLPHIKPLFTTGVIMALGLGWKVSVAAEVLSHPQYAIGSNLHSAKAYLDTPLLFAWTIVVIVLSFMFESFFTLWTKESRKTS; this is encoded by the coding sequence ATGAGAAGTAGAAGATGGATCAAAAGACTTGGGATTGGTTTGTTATGGTTAGCGCTTTGGCATCTTACATATAAGGTCGTTGACCGTGCCTTATATGTGCCATCCGTGATGAGTGTTATTAAGGCCTTACTTGGCTTAGTTGTAGATATTAGATTTTGGCAGATCATTGCTGCATCCATATACCGGGTATTGGCAGGTCTTTTTCTTTCACTTATATTTGGTGTTTTCATGGGTGTTGCATGTGGTTTGAATGGATGGTTATATGATTTTATCAATCCAATTGTCAAAGCCATTAAAGCGACACCTGTTATATCATTTATTATCATTGCATTAATATGGTTTAAATCAACGAATGTGCCTATTTTTATAGGTTTCTTAATGTGTTTTCCGATCATATGGACCAATGTGGTTGCTGGTATCCGGAATATAGATATTAAGCTTATTGAAATGGCGAAAGTCTATCAGCTGAAAAGAGCTGTCATCATTAGAAAAATCTACTTGCCACATATTAAGCCCCTTTTTACAACTGGGGTTATTATGGCATTGGGTCTTGGGTGGAAGGTGAGTGTAGCGGCAGAGGTACTTAGCCACCCCCAATATGCGATAGGTAGTAATCTTCATAGTGCTAAAGCTTATCTGGATACACCCCTGCTTTTTGCATGGACCATCGTGGTGATTGTATTAAGCTTTATGTTTGAGAGCTTTTTTACTTTATGGACAAAAGAAAGTAGGAAAACATCATGA
- a CDS encoding sensor histidine kinase — protein MTKINKFSSIRNNMIVYTLSIIFLMTVLSIYSLTIMERYQGQIETMFEKHIYLSEVGNLMTELDEDLLGFLSSKSSTRLNDYIINSEKLELLVEDAYEMTFNAEDMMLKNIVNLVDAYIIEGDEAIAYKRQRNVIKYYEHYQKSVTIKGFIADYIDQLNNKQLNRNSVTYTQLVRQIMILQNITYMIVIVLIGLSLMIVYLITSRMVKPFSHLSHAAEEIALGNFDTEDIVVESEDEFLLLATAFNHMKNSIKSYIGEIKKNAETEAKLKDEQLKNIKMEHLLDNAKLYALQSQINPHFLFNTINAGVQMSIMERATKTSQFFQTMASLFRYNIQKMDSSCTLEEEIKNIKDYYELLKVRFGDRIRFQFNIDSKALGMKVPPLILQPLVENAYVHGLSGLEEGGTITINVVDEWDATFITVKDTGKGMTAHVADQILNKEREDYAYTKFGIGIRNVRDRLELFFHQSDLFKIECEKGAGVKIIMKIPHTKE, from the coding sequence ATGACGAAAATCAATAAATTCAGTTCCATAAGAAATAACATGATTGTCTATACTTTGAGTATTATATTTCTAATGACGGTACTAAGTATTTATTCTTTAACAATTATGGAACGTTACCAAGGTCAAATTGAAACCATGTTTGAAAAACATATCTATCTTTCAGAAGTAGGGAATCTCATGACGGAACTCGATGAGGACTTGCTTGGTTTTTTAAGTTCAAAAAGCTCAACGAGGCTCAATGACTATATTATTAATAGCGAAAAACTTGAACTATTGGTTGAAGATGCATACGAGATGACCTTTAATGCAGAAGATATGATGTTGAAAAACATTGTAAACTTGGTAGATGCCTATATCATTGAAGGGGATGAAGCCATTGCTTATAAGCGACAAAGAAATGTTATTAAATATTATGAACACTATCAAAAAAGTGTCACTATAAAAGGTTTTATAGCGGATTATATTGACCAATTGAATAATAAACAACTCAATCGAAATTCAGTAACTTATACGCAGTTGGTGAGACAAATCATGATACTTCAGAATATAACCTATATGATTGTCATTGTACTCATCGGTTTGTCTTTAATGATTGTCTATCTAATCACATCAAGAATGGTAAAACCTTTTAGTCATCTATCACATGCTGCAGAAGAGATCGCACTTGGGAACTTTGATACTGAGGATATAGTAGTAGAATCCGAGGATGAGTTCTTGTTGCTAGCAACCGCATTTAACCATATGAAAAATAGCATCAAAAGTTATATTGGTGAGATCAAGAAGAATGCTGAGACTGAGGCAAAGTTAAAAGATGAGCAACTCAAAAATATAAAAATGGAACATTTATTGGATAATGCTAAACTCTATGCATTACAGTCTCAAATCAACCCTCATTTTTTATTTAATACCATTAACGCCGGTGTTCAGATGTCTATTATGGAAAGAGCCACAAAAACCAGTCAGTTTTTTCAAACCATGGCCAGCTTATTTCGTTATAACATCCAAAAGATGGATTCAAGTTGCACGCTAGAGGAAGAAATAAAGAACATCAAAGACTATTATGAGTTGCTGAAGGTAAGGTTTGGCGATCGTATACGCTTTCAATTTAACATTGACTCCAAAGCTTTAGGCATGAAAGTACCGCCACTTATTCTCCAGCCATTGGTCGAGAATGCTTATGTCCATGGATTAAGTGGGTTAGAAGAAGGTGGAACGATAACCATAAACGTGGTTGATGAATGGGATGCTACTTTCATTACTGTAAAAGACACAGGCAAAGGTATGACGGCACATGTAGCCGATCAGATTCTAAACAAAGAAAGAGAAGACTACGCCTATACCAAATTTGGAATCGGTATTAGAAATGTACGTGACCGTTTGGAGTTATTCTTTCATCAGTCCGACCTATTTAAAATCGAATGTGAAAAAGGAGCGGGGGTTAAAATTATTATGAAGATTCCCCATACTAAGGAGTGA
- a CDS encoding sugar ABC transporter substrate-binding protein, translating into MNKRITFMTILILSMILLFLLGMGLYLSNSIAEATKGEYLWESMLPAEYHVMVILDKSNQTYDQSFREGLKQSSEDYKIAVEIIMFEGENVEDEVLNMMDLAIYAKVDGVIVHAFDNPRIINKIDELMSLGIAVITLNEDLPQTDRVSYVGVNRYKIGLEAGGALAKATDGVGKIAVIEQQNYQKLSNQQQDLLLLGITDALRDYPGLSLELVRYTKQGLLNAEILATEITRNHPDINGIFCTNAENTLGVVQVLVDNNLVNRIALVGYGDDDEILGYIERGKIIESAVVTDYKDIGKEALKVFYEYKTNSYVPSYINTALQVIDEENIAAYMTEKSEAYDENQ; encoded by the coding sequence ATGAATAAAAGAATCACTTTTATGACAATTCTTATATTGTCCATGATTCTCCTGTTTCTTTTAGGAATGGGCCTATATCTTTCTAATAGTATTGCAGAAGCGACAAAGGGCGAATACTTGTGGGAATCGATGTTGCCGGCAGAGTATCACGTTATGGTTATCTTAGATAAATCTAATCAGACCTATGACCAATCTTTCAGAGAAGGTTTGAAACAATCCAGTGAGGACTATAAGATTGCTGTTGAAATCATCATGTTTGAAGGAGAAAATGTTGAAGATGAAGTGTTAAATATGATGGATCTAGCGATTTATGCAAAAGTAGATGGTGTTATTGTTCATGCTTTTGATAATCCTAGAATCATAAACAAAATAGATGAGCTCATGAGTCTGGGGATTGCTGTGATTACGTTGAATGAAGATTTGCCGCAAACTGACAGAGTTAGTTATGTTGGTGTCAATCGATATAAAATAGGCCTTGAAGCAGGTGGAGCACTTGCAAAGGCAACGGATGGTGTAGGGAAAATAGCTGTCATCGAGCAACAAAACTACCAGAAGCTGAGCAATCAACAACAGGACCTATTATTACTAGGGATTACAGATGCATTAAGAGATTATCCAGGTCTTAGTCTTGAACTGGTAAGATATACCAAACAAGGCCTTTTAAATGCCGAGATTTTGGCGACTGAAATCACGAGAAATCACCCGGATATTAACGGGATTTTTTGCACCAATGCTGAGAATACACTTGGCGTGGTTCAAGTATTGGTAGATAATAACTTGGTCAACCGCATTGCTCTTGTGGGTTATGGTGATGATGATGAGATTTTAGGTTATATTGAAAGAGGAAAAATCATTGAAAGTGCAGTCGTAACAGATTATAAAGATATTGGGAAGGAAGCATTGAAAGTTTTTTATGAGTATAAGACAAACAGTTATGTACCAAGCTACATCAATACAGCCCTTCAAGTAATTGATGAAGAAAATATTGCCGCCTATATGACTGAAAAGAGTGAAGCCTATGACGAAAATCAATAA
- a CDS encoding ABC transporter ATP-binding protein yields MILSIKNIHKSYGNLNVLQDFSLELDKSRIHCFFGPSGCGKTTLMHVMAGILKPDSGEIIIPKDIRFSYIFQEERLLPWMTVEENVALVLQDLKDQGSIERQVKASLSLVELNDFAKYFPSELSGGMRQRVSIARAFAYEGEVLAMDEPFKGLHLKLKQNLMDAIYKYWTLHKPYTYFITHDIDDALYIADDIYIFDGPPMRLVEKINIQIPHELRKDHPELLMDYKIKLSNQTTSLTQPSN; encoded by the coding sequence ATGATTTTATCAATAAAAAACATACATAAATCTTATGGGAATCTGAATGTATTACAAGATTTCAGTTTGGAACTGGATAAAAGTCGAATTCATTGCTTTTTCGGCCCTTCAGGTTGTGGTAAAACCACATTGATGCATGTGATGGCAGGTATTTTGAAGCCGGATTCAGGCGAAATTATCATACCTAAGGACATACGTTTTTCTTATATATTTCAAGAAGAAAGATTATTACCATGGATGACGGTTGAGGAAAATGTAGCACTGGTCTTACAAGACCTTAAGGATCAGGGAAGTATTGAAAGACAAGTAAAAGCCAGTCTTTCGTTAGTTGAGCTCAATGATTTCGCGAAGTATTTTCCCAGTGAACTTAGTGGTGGGATGCGCCAAAGGGTATCAATAGCAAGAGCTTTCGCCTATGAAGGCGAGGTGTTGGCCATGGATGAACCTTTTAAAGGATTGCATTTAAAGTTAAAACAAAACCTAATGGATGCCATTTATAAGTACTGGACCCTTCATAAACCGTATACTTATTTTATCACCCATGATATTGATGATGCTCTATATATAGCCGATGATATATACATTTTTGACGGACCACCTATGCGACTTGTAGAGAAAATTAATATTCAGATACCTCATGAACTTAGAAAAGACCATCCTGAGCTTCTAATGGATTACAAAATCAAACTATCTAACCAGACGACAAGTTTGACACAACCATCAAACTAA
- a CDS encoding ABC transporter substrate-binding protein → MRKKLKVYKVLFGIVCMMLLISACQKSQEAITVNPNEDSMNEESESIIQEEAQPIKAVVRVGTLKGPTGMGMVRLMEQSEKGETTLNYTFEVLDSPDELVSKIISGEVDVAAVPTNVALLLYNKTEGEVMVAAVNTLGVLSLLENGNEIHEISDLKDKTVYVSGKGASPDFILQFLLEKAGLVINQDVTLAYNLQHADLAAAMAEGDVAIGLLPQPHVTTAMMKNPELRIAVDMTKVWEEANVGNQLAMGVLVAQTAFAKTNQETLNLFLEEYEASVVYVNENIEESAQLVETMGILPSAAIAQKAIPFSNIVYIDVDEARPFLDAYFKVLYDFEPNSIGGKLADDAFYYEK, encoded by the coding sequence AGCATGTCAAAAGTCACAAGAAGCCATAACGGTAAATCCAAATGAGGATAGTATGAATGAAGAAAGTGAATCAATCATCCAGGAAGAAGCTCAGCCGATTAAGGCGGTTGTTAGAGTGGGAACCCTTAAGGGGCCAACTGGTATGGGTATGGTAAGACTAATGGAACAATCTGAAAAAGGAGAAACAACCCTTAACTATACCTTTGAAGTACTAGATAGTCCTGATGAACTGGTGAGCAAGATTATCAGCGGGGAAGTGGATGTTGCTGCTGTACCAACAAATGTTGCACTCTTACTATACAATAAGACGGAAGGTGAGGTAATGGTTGCCGCTGTTAACACTCTGGGTGTACTGTCTTTACTAGAAAACGGAAACGAGATTCATGAGATCAGTGATCTTAAGGATAAAACAGTTTATGTAAGTGGTAAAGGTGCTTCACCTGATTTCATTCTACAGTTTTTACTAGAAAAAGCCGGTTTGGTTATAAATCAAGATGTGACATTAGCATACAATCTTCAGCATGCAGACTTGGCGGCAGCTATGGCGGAAGGCGATGTTGCTATTGGTCTATTGCCTCAGCCCCATGTAACCACGGCGATGATGAAGAATCCCGAACTAAGGATTGCAGTGGATATGACCAAAGTGTGGGAAGAAGCCAATGTAGGCAATCAATTGGCAATGGGTGTTCTTGTGGCACAGACTGCCTTCGCTAAGACCAACCAAGAGACGCTTAACTTATTTTTAGAAGAATACGAGGCATCTGTGGTCTATGTAAATGAAAATATTGAGGAATCAGCCCAGTTGGTTGAAACGATGGGTATATTGCCAAGTGCAGCTATTGCCCAAAAAGCCATACCTTTTTCAAATATTGTGTACATTGATGTTGATGAAGCAAGACCCTTTTTAGATGCATACTTTAAGGTGCTTTATGATTTTGAACCGAATTCAATCGGCGGGAAATTGGCAGATGATGCTTTTTATTATGAGAAGTAG